The Pseudomonas fluorescens genome segment GTGCCGGGATACGAAACCATCGGTCTGTTTGCCCCGGCGCTGGTGTTGATCGGAAGGCTGTTGCAAGGCTTCTCCGCCGGCGCGGAATTGGGCGGGGTTTCGGTGTATCTCTCGGAGATCGCTACACCCGGTCGCAAAGGTTTTTTCACGGCCTGGCAGTCGGCCAGTCAGCAGGTGGCAATCGTCGTCGCTGCTGCGCTCGGTTATGGCCTGAACCAATGGATGGCGCCGCAAGCCGTCGCCGATTGGGGCTGGCGGATTCCGTTTTTCGTCGGCTGCATGATCGTGCCGTTCATCTTCTTTCTGCGCCGTAATCTGGCGGAAACCGAAGAGTTCGCCGCCCGCAAACATCGTCCGAGCATGAAGGAAGTGTTCCGCACCCTCGGCCAGAACTGGGGCGTGGTGCTGGGCGGGATGTTGATGGTTGCCCTGACCACCACCGCGTTCTATCTGATTACCGTGTACGCGCCGACCTTCGGCAAAACCGTGCTGCACCTGAGCACATCGGATGCGTTGCTGGTGACTCTGCTGGTGGGCGTTTCCAACTTCTTCTGGCTGCCGATTGGCGGCGCATTGTCTGATCGCGTCGGCCGCCGTCCGGTGCTGATCGCCATGTCGTTGCTGGCCCTGGCCACGACGTATCCGGCGCTGTCGTATCTGGTGCAGGCGCCGAGCTTCAGCCACATGCTGCTGTCGCTGTTGTGGCTGTCGTTTATCTACGGTCTGTACAACGGCGCAATGATTCCGGCGCTGACCGAGATCATGCCGGTGGAGGTGCGGGTGGCCGGTTTCTCCCTGGCCTATAGCCTCGCCACTGCCGTGTTCGGCGGTTTCACTCCAGCAATGTCGACCTTCCTGATTGAGTACACCGGCGACAAAGCCGCACCGGGTTACTGGATGAGCATCGGCGCACTGTGTGCATTGTGCGCGACGCTTTATCTGTATCGCCGGGCCGGCGGTCGCCTGCAACCTGTTACTGCCTGAGAACATCACCATGAAGAAACTGTTTACCGTTACAGCCCTGCTCGCCGGCCTGGCGTTCAACGTTGCCGCCCAGGCCGAAGAACTGCGGGTCATGACTTCCGGCGGCTTCACCGCCGCCTACAAGATCCTGGGGCCGAAATTCGCTGCCGCCACCGGCAACACGCTGGACACCCAACTCGGCCCGTCGATGGGCAAGGCGCCGGAGGCGATCCCCAATCGCCTGGCGCGTGGCGAACCGGCCGACGTGGTGATCATGGTCGGCTACGCCCTCGACGACTTGATCAAGCAAGGCAAGGTCGACCCGGCCTCCCGTGTAGAACTGGCGGACTCGCGAATCGGCCTGGTGGTGCGCGAAGGTGCATCGAAACCTGACATCAGCACCGTCGATGCCCTGAAGAAAACCCTGCTTGATGCAAAATCGGTGGCCTACTCCGACAGCGCCAGCGGCGTGTACATCGAGCAGCAACTGTTCAAGAAACTGGGTATCGAAGATCAGCTGAAACCGAAGGCTAAGATGATCCCGAAAATCCCGGTCGGTTCTGTGGTCGCGACTGGCGACTATCAACTGGGCTTCCAGCAGGTCAGCGAATTGCTGCCGGTGCCGGGGGTGAGTTTTGTGGCCAAGATCCCGGAATCGGTGCAGTCGGTGACGCGCTTTGCGGCAGGGATTCCGGTGGGTGCGCAGCATCCGCAGGAAGCCAAGGCGTTGCTCGCTTATCTGGCCGCACCCGCCGCCCAGCCTGACGTACAAGCCACCGGTCTGGATTCGGTCAAGCGCTGACCGTCGGCGGCTGGACTTTCATTTCCACCACCAGCCGCTCCAGTTCCAGTGCCGCCGGGGTCAGCGTACGACCCCGGCGTTTGATGATGCCGACGCTGCGCATCACTTGCGGATCGATCAGCGGCACCCGCGTCAGGATCGGATGATCCGCCGCCGGCATCGCCATCAGCGGCACCGCCGCCACACCCAACCCTGCTTCCACCAGACCGATCATGGTCGTCACATGCCGCGTCTCGCAAATACTCGGGCGTTGCGGAACCACTTTGGCCAAGGCCTGATCCAGCAGAAAACGGTTGCCCGAGGTCTTGTCCAGCGAGATGTAATCCTGCCGGTAAAACTCGTCCCAGGTCACGCTGCTGCGCCCGGCCAGCGGATGGTCGCGGCGACAGGCAACCACGTAGCTCTCCTGTACCAGCGGATCGAAATCCACACCCGCCTCCTGAGTGCCCATGAAACTCAAACCGAAATCCGCCTCGCCGTTGACCACCGCCGTCAGTACATCGTGAGCGCTGGAATCGAGGACTTTGACTTTGATTCGCGGGAACTGCTGGTGATAGCGGGCAACCACTCGCGGCATGAAGTAATACGCCGCCGACGGCACGCAAGCGACGGTGACGTGACCCTGCCGGTTCGAAGCGACTTCGCTGATGCCGAGCAACGCCACGTCCAGGTCATCCAGCAAACGCTCGACGCTGGGCATGAAGCCGCGCCCGGCCTGGGTCAGGCTGACCTTGCGTGTGGTGCGTTCGAACAGCTTCACGCCGAGGGCGTCCTCGAGTTTTTCGATGCGCCGGCTCAGGGCCGGTTGCGAGATACGCACGGTGTCGGCGGCCTTGCGGAAACTGCCCTGCTCGACCACGGCGCGAAAGGCTTGCAGGTCGTTGAGGTCGAAGTTGATAGCCATGGGAAACTCGGGAGGAATTGATTCGCTGAGGCTATGAATGTAACCAATTGATGCAAATTATTACAGGAGCACATGTGCTCAATCAGGGTCTGCGGTAGATCTGTAATCGTTTCAGCCTTTATCCTTGT includes the following:
- a CDS encoding substrate-binding domain-containing protein, giving the protein MKKLFTVTALLAGLAFNVAAQAEELRVMTSGGFTAAYKILGPKFAAATGNTLDTQLGPSMGKAPEAIPNRLARGEPADVVIMVGYALDDLIKQGKVDPASRVELADSRIGLVVREGASKPDISTVDALKKTLLDAKSVAYSDSASGVYIEQQLFKKLGIEDQLKPKAKMIPKIPVGSVVATGDYQLGFQQVSELLPVPGVSFVAKIPESVQSVTRFAAGIPVGAQHPQEAKALLAYLAAPAAQPDVQATGLDSVKR
- a CDS encoding LysR family transcriptional regulator; amino-acid sequence: MAINFDLNDLQAFRAVVEQGSFRKAADTVRISQPALSRRIEKLEDALGVKLFERTTRKVSLTQAGRGFMPSVERLLDDLDVALLGISEVASNRQGHVTVACVPSAAYYFMPRVVARYHQQFPRIKVKVLDSSAHDVLTAVVNGEADFGLSFMGTQEAGVDFDPLVQESYVVACRRDHPLAGRSSVTWDEFYRQDYISLDKTSGNRFLLDQALAKVVPQRPSICETRHVTTMIGLVEAGLGVAAVPLMAMPAADHPILTRVPLIDPQVMRSVGIIKRRGRTLTPAALELERLVVEMKVQPPTVSA
- a CDS encoding MFS transporter, translating into MTASIPHGGSRAGAIFRVTSGNFLEQFDFFLFGFYATQIAAVFFPASSEFASLMMTFAVFGAGFLMRPLGAIVLGAYIDDVGRRKGLIVTLSIMASGTILIVLVPGYETIGLFAPALVLIGRLLQGFSAGAELGGVSVYLSEIATPGRKGFFTAWQSASQQVAIVVAAALGYGLNQWMAPQAVADWGWRIPFFVGCMIVPFIFFLRRNLAETEEFAARKHRPSMKEVFRTLGQNWGVVLGGMLMVALTTTAFYLITVYAPTFGKTVLHLSTSDALLVTLLVGVSNFFWLPIGGALSDRVGRRPVLIAMSLLALATTYPALSYLVQAPSFSHMLLSLLWLSFIYGLYNGAMIPALTEIMPVEVRVAGFSLAYSLATAVFGGFTPAMSTFLIEYTGDKAAPGYWMSIGALCALCATLYLYRRAGGRLQPVTA